From Ruminococcus sp. HUN007, a single genomic window includes:
- a CDS encoding DegV family protein: MSKIKIITDSASDIDVKTAEEYGICLLPFTVLIDGKEYTDGVDLTPDEFYEKMRTSSELPKTSQVKTEQFTECFEKLYAEGYTELIYISICSTGSSTYNNALKAKELFFNEHPDAKDKVNITVIDSFNYTFTYGYPAVEAAAKAARGCSADEITAFIEEWLCCAEVHFVSYTLEYVRKSGRISAGAAFMGELLGLKPIISIIDGESKVTDKVRGEKGIIPKITEIAKNNMIPQTPYILLEGSLPDESAALKKEITKAVGYPPERVVKIGPTIASHAGPKVIGIVLKGQRRR; encoded by the coding sequence ATGAGCAAAATCAAAATTATCACAGATTCCGCATCGGACATTGATGTTAAAACAGCTGAAGAATACGGCATCTGCCTTCTTCCGTTCACAGTACTTATAGACGGAAAGGAATATACTGACGGTGTTGACCTCACTCCGGATGAATTCTATGAAAAAATGAGAACCAGCAGTGAGCTTCCGAAAACTTCACAGGTAAAGACGGAACAGTTCACAGAATGTTTTGAAAAGCTCTATGCTGAAGGATATACTGAACTGATCTACATTTCGATATGTTCGACCGGTTCATCCACATACAACAACGCACTTAAAGCAAAGGAACTTTTCTTTAACGAACACCCGGATGCGAAAGATAAAGTAAATATAACCGTTATCGATTCATTCAACTATACATTTACTTACGGATATCCTGCTGTCGAAGCCGCTGCAAAAGCTGCAAGAGGATGTTCCGCTGATGAAATAACTGCTTTCATAGAGGAATGGCTTTGCTGTGCTGAAGTTCACTTTGTTTCATACACTCTTGAATATGTCAGAAAATCCGGACGTATATCAGCCGGAGCTGCTTTCATGGGTGAGCTTCTCGGTCTCAAGCCTATTATATCCATTATTGACGGCGAATCTAAAGTAACTGACAAGGTCCGCGGAGAAAAAGGCATCATTCCGAAGATAACGGAGATAGCAAAGAACAATATGATACCTCAGACTCCGTATATTCTCCTTGAAGGAAGCCTGCCGGATGAATCAGCTGCACTGAAAAAGGAAATAACCAAAGCTGTAGGTTATCCGCCGGAAAGAGTCGTAAAGATCGGCCCTACCATAGCTTCACATGCAGGCCCGAAGGTTATAGGAATCGTACTCAAAGGCCAGCGCAGAAGATAA